From Ignisphaera sp.:
AACAACCTCTCTATTTCCCTCGTAGAAACTCCCAAAAGGGAGTAGAAAGTAGAAGAATAGAGAGTGATATATATCAGAGTGTCATGCCCAGACGAAACTCCCAAAAGGGAGTAGAAAGTCAACTACAACACCACACAACATAGCCGAAACATGTTGGAACAGGAAACTCCCAAAAGGGAGTAGAAAGTGTGCATCTGGTACCAGATGTTGATGGAAACGGGGGTTTCTATCCACAGAAACTCCCAAAAGGGAGTAGAAAGTTGTTCACAGAAGTGAATTACTATGCAATGTTGATTGATATGTTTGAAACTCCCAAAAGGGAGTAGAAAGTTTGTAGCAAGTTACGCCGCGTTCATGGCTATAACACTCTTCCTCGCAGAAACTCCCAAAAGGGAGTAGAAAGGACGATCTTCCTGAACGCTAGGAGCGGGGCAACCACTATATAAGTTTGAAATCTATATTAGGTATGCTAAAGAGATAGAAGATTTATTTAAGAATCCACAAAACATCTTATTATCTGTTAAAAAGATATTGAGAAAATTGTGTCAAGGGCTAAGATCTATCTCTTTAGCTCAGTAGCCAGAGGTAGATATACATATTTAAGCGATATAGATATATCAACAGTTCTCGAAAACCTCCATAATATAGATGTAGACACTTTGAAGATATATATTAAGAGTAGGTATAGAGGATACCCAATAGAGCTACACATAGTTGATAGACAAACCTTCGAGAAATGCTGCGTGAAGTTCATTAAACCAGAAGAGCTTATAGAGATAACATAGAGTCTATCAATAATCATCAGCTCGCAAACTACTTTTAGCAGTAGAAAACTAACAGAGTATTACTAATAATGCTACAAAGATCGCTATATCCTCCGCATTCTTTTGATCTTTAACCTACGCCGGAATGACATAAATAAAAACCCAAATCAGTATGGTAAGTTAAGCAACCCCAATAGCTCTATCACCATAAAAATACTGGTCTTAATTCTACCTAGTTAAACTCTATGTAGGTGTATAGGAA
This genomic window contains:
- a CDS encoding nucleotidyltransferase domain-containing protein; this translates as MSRAKIYLFSSVARGRYTYLSDIDISTVLENLHNIDVDTLKIYIKSRYRGYPIELHIVDRQTFEKCCVKFIKPEELIEIT